From Apium graveolens cultivar Ventura unplaced genomic scaffold, ASM990537v1 ctg7096, whole genome shotgun sequence, one genomic window encodes:
- the LOC141703772 gene encoding histone H3.3-like, with amino-acid sequence MARTKQTARKSIGGKVPRKQLTHKVARMRAPTTGAYRKPHRYRPGTVALREIRKYQKTTELLILKLPFQRLVREIAQGIKVN; translated from the exons atGGCTCGTACCAAGCAAACTGCTCGTAAATCTATTGGAGGAAAGGTTCCTCGAAAGCAGCTCACACACAAG GTTGCTCGTATGCGTGCTCCAACAACTGGTGCCTATAGGAAGCCACATAGATACCGCCCTGGAACAGTTGCCCTTCG TGAGATCCGTAAGTATCAGAAGACTACTGAGCTTTTGATATTAAAACTTCCATTCCAGAGGCTTGTACGTGAAATTGCTCAAGGAATTAAGGTTAATTAG
- the LOC141703769 gene encoding histone H3.3-like, whose translation MARTKQTARKSIGGKVPRKPLTHKVARMRAPTTGAYRKPHRYRPGTVALRDIRKYQKTTELLILKLPFQRLVREIAQGIKVN comes from the exons atGGCTCGTACCAAGCAAACTGCTCGTAAATCTATTGGAGGAAAGGTTCCTCGAAAGCCGCTCACACACAAG GTTGCTCGTATGCGTGCTCCAACAACTGGTGCCTATAGGAAGCCACATAGATACCGCCCTGGAACAGTTGCCCTTCG TGACATCCGTAAGTATCAGAAGACTACTGAGCTTTTGATATTAAAACTTCCATTCCAGAGGCTTGTACGTGAAATTGCTCAAGGAATTAAGGTTAATTAG